Proteins from one Poseidonibacter antarcticus genomic window:
- a CDS encoding ABC transporter ATP-binding protein: protein MICCKNLHVTFNHGLPTEKLALRGIDLTIPTSEFVTVIGSNGAGKSTLLNTIAGDIESTHGSILFDDRDVTNLPATARTKDIARVFQDPLAGTCGNLTVEENMALAYGRGNRGSLSFALNNKLRKIFREQLSRLNLGLEDRLDSEMGLLSGGQRQSVSLLMSALQPSSILLLDEHTAALDPKTAALIMDISSQIIKEKSLTVMMVTHSMRQALDHGSRTIMLHEGKIIFDLAGKERSQYEVKDLLNLFALARKDGEELDDDKLLLDA, encoded by the coding sequence ATGATCTGTTGTAAAAATTTACATGTTACGTTTAATCATGGTTTACCAACTGAAAAACTGGCTTTAAGAGGAATAGATTTAACTATTCCAACTAGTGAATTTGTTACAGTTATTGGTTCTAATGGTGCAGGGAAGTCAACACTTCTTAATACAATTGCTGGAGATATTGAATCAACTCATGGTAGTATCTTATTTGATGATAGAGATGTTACAAATTTACCTGCGACAGCTCGTACTAAAGATATAGCACGTGTATTTCAAGATCCACTTGCAGGAACTTGCGGTAATTTAACAGTAGAAGAAAATATGGCACTTGCATATGGTCGGGGTAATCGTGGTTCTTTATCTTTTGCATTAAATAATAAATTACGTAAAATATTTAGAGAACAGTTAAGTAGACTTAATCTTGGTTTAGAAGATCGATTAGATTCTGAAATGGGATTATTATCTGGTGGACAACGTCAGTCTGTTAGTTTATTAATGTCTGCATTACAACCAAGTAGTATTTTGTTATTAGATGAACATACAGCAGCATTAGACCCTAAGACAGCTGCGCTTATTATGGACATTTCTTCACAAATTATTAAAGAAAAATCATTAACTGTAATGATGGTAACTCACTCAATGCGTCAAGCACTAGATCATGGATCACGTACAATCATGTTACATGAAGGTAAAATCATTTTTGATTTAGCCGGGAAGGAACGATCGCAATATGAAGTAAAAGATTTACTTAATTTATTCGCACTTGCTCGTAAAGATGGTGAAGAATTAGATGATGATAAATTATTATTGGATGCTTAA